The nucleotide sequence CCTACAGACTTAGCTTATACAAGTACAACTTTATTTGACATTGCTTTGATCTGATAGGGATACTATTAATACTAATATAGTAATAATGGTATTTGTATGCAActtatttaaagaaaaaaaccttACATGACGCTCAACACTATCCTGCTTTTCACCATATCCACTGTCATCTCTAGAAGTAGAACTCTTCTTTCCTCGCTCTCTGGGATCAAGAGAATGTCTTCGATGGCTCCTGTCTTTTGAAGTACCTGCATCATCAAACCTTGAAACTTTACTTCTACGTTCATACGACCCATCAGTGGCTTTTGAGGAATATCTGTTATCACGCACAAGCATGTCACCAGAATTGTCATGTCCACTTGGGTTGGAACCAAATCTACTGTCACGACGTGGTGATCTGGAatgctgtctgtctcttttcattgtttgtttgctgtcaAACTCTGTGCACTCCCTCGAGTCCCTGTCATGATTTAACCCCGAACTACTGCTTTGCACATATTTATGGTCATAGTCACTGATGACATTGCGTGCACTTTCTGCGACTCCACCGGTGAATATATGTTCACCTGCTGTGGCAACTGATAGGGACTGATTTTGCTGAAGTTTTGGGGCGAAGTCTCTTTTGTCTCCGAAGTCTTCCCCAATGCTTCTCTCAAAATCCATACTCTGTGTCTCTGGGTAAAACGAGGAAGATGAAGACTGCATATCACAGTGAAGATCACTTCTAATAACACCACTGGAGTGAGATGAACGAAATCTTGACTCCCTCCCTGTCTCGGACTCGAAGCTGCTGAAGCACTGGAAAGCGCGTTCGCCGTAGccctggctgcttcctgagaTATGCTCGAGTCTGGAAGTGGAATAGGATGCCGATGAGAAATCACTTCTGTTTGTGCTTGACTGACCCGTGTAGCCTTCTTCGTATTGTCTATTACTTGATCTGTGTGAAGTTTCTGCAAACCCGGTCCGCTCGGTGACAGTCTGCCTGTCGTAGTACGCCATGTTTACAACTGATGCGTCAAAAGATGTTTGAGAGATACGATCTTATTGGTCCAACATTTTCCATCGACCAATCCGCTAACAACTTTCTTCTGGCTCTAGGAAAAGCGTTAACATCCGGAGAACACCACGGCAAGCTCGTGAAAGTCATTTTAGCATGTAGAGTTCAAAGCGAAAAATGTCACGCGCAAAAGGTTTAATCAGCAGGATTTTTGCAAACATTTTCCCTCCACGTCCTACAAAATCGAGATTTGTCGGTGAAGATCACCTAGGCAACAGATACTATGAGCTTGACAAAGGTAAGTAGTGCGCGAAGCTGCTgtagcagacgatttttttcctGATAACTGCGATTTGCACGACCATAGTTGCATACTACCTTCACTGGCTTCAGATTGTGAAAATCTTTCTCCTGTCGTTTTGAAGTCGACATAGTGGTTGTGGGGACTGGAAAAAGTTTTCCATGAGCCTCGCTCCTTTTTATGCGTCACATCTCATTTAACAGATTTGTTGTAGGTTAAATATAAGTTATAGCATGCTCAAAATCGTTTTCTCAATGTCAATAATCATACAAGCACAGTCACAACACTGACTCAATAAAAGTTAGTTTTTTTATCGAGCAAATTATTAAAAGTGTAAATGTGTTGTGCATGTTTTACAACATATCTGCCAGGGTGTTTTATGAGGGCACAAATAATTAACGGTATACAGACG is from Littorina saxatilis isolate snail1 linkage group LG5, US_GU_Lsax_2.0, whole genome shotgun sequence and encodes:
- the LOC138966655 gene encoding serine/arginine-rich splicing factor 4-like codes for the protein MAYYDRQTVTERTGFAETSHRSSNRQYEEGYTGQSSTNRSDFSSASYSTSRLEHISGSSQGYGERAFQCFSSFESETGRESRFRSSHSSGVIRSDLHCDMQSSSSSFYPETQSMDFERSIGEDFGDKRDFAPKLQQNQSLSVATAGEHIFTGGVAESARNVISDYDHKYVQSSSSGLNHDRDSRECTEFDSKQTMKRDRQHSRSPRRDSRFGSNPSGHDNSGDMLVRDNRYSSKATDGSYERRSKVSRFDDAGTSKDRSHRRHSLDPRERGKKSSTSRDDSGYGEKQDSVERHSRRRSRSRDRERRHRDSDRDKRHRHSDRDRHSGGRHLSRDQDKDRGRSPREVPWVPPPLPEHLRQMPAVTGLPPPLPPNQQQGSSSVPWVPPPVAASAQPAAPQLQNHFQNDGSFLAMFRKKMQSASTVQQQSEDSNNSDAHSTSCSETLGAGTAIIRATLAPALPSSGMPVIARRRISKILKTGVVQKPKKDSAPAAVPAGVGSDAWSSYMNEVQKYRANKCIEDESCRPLMK